The genomic segment GGCCCACCTCCCGGCCGTCGAGGAGGAGCCGGGGGCCTGTCTCCCGGCTCCAGTGCAGCGCTACGTGATGCCAGCCGCCGGGCGCGAGTTGGACGCCTGGCGTCTCCAGCAGCGTGGTGGCGCCGTTGGGGTGGCGGCCGACGAGCTTGAACCCCGCCCGGCTGAGCGACAGGCTGAAACCATTGACCAGCGAGTCGCCGCTGCGAAGCAGCACGTGGCCTTGCCTGCACGGGCCCTTGCGGCACAGGAGGCGGAACTCGATGGCCCCCTGCGTCTCGGCCGCGTTCGGGCTGTCCAGAAACGGAAACCACACGCCGGCGTCGGGGCGCTCGGGCCCGCCGGGGCTCTGCGCCAGGCAGGCGCGCGTGCCGTCGGGCAGCGCGACGAAGGGGCGATAGAGCGCGGCGCCGCCCACGCCCGCGTCGGGCAGGGCCACGTCGGCCGCGCTCTCCAGTCGGCACTGGAGGCCCACGGCCGGGTCGCCCGACACGGGGTGCGCCTGGGCGTAACGTTCCCAGGCGGCGGCGAAGCGGCCTGCGTCGCCGTGCCGGAGAGCGAAGTCCAGGGGCGTCTCGCACGGGGCCAGGCTGGCCACGCGTTCGAGGCGGCGGGCCTTGGCCAGGAAGCGGAAGTCGCCCGTCGCCTCTGCTGCCTGTGCCAGCCAGGGCAGGAGCGGGGCGCAGGGGAGGCCGGCGACCGCCGCCTCGGGGTGGCGCGCCCAGTCGGCCACCAGGCCGTCGGCCGTGGCATAGGGCTTGGCGGCTGCTCCGTCGGCGGCGCGGCGGCCGCCGGCCTTCTCGTGGCCCGACCAGAAGGCATCGGGGCGGGTGAGGGCCTCGGCGGCCCGGAGGTTCGAGGAGGGGAGACGCGGGTCGGGCTTGCGCTGCTGGCAGGCATCGAGGGCTTCCAGGGCGATGGCTGCCTCGGCGATGCGGTCGGCGTGCAGGCCGTGGCCGTTGCGGCGCTGGGCCTCGAGCAGCTTGCCCATGTAGAGGTCGCGCGCCACCCCGAAGGCGGTGCGGTGCTGGGGCGCGAACGCCGGCGCGACTGCCTCAGCGTGCGCCAGATTCAGTGCCGCGAGGGCGGCGCCCAGCGGCGGGGTGTCGGGGTCATCGGCGCGTCGGGCCGCGAAGGCCGCATTCTCCAGCGCCGCATCGAGGACCACGCGGTCGCCCGTGAGCAGGAAGACGAGCCAGGCGCCGGCGTACCAGCTCTCGTCCTGGCTCGGGCCGGCCGAGCCGGGGGCCAGGCAGGCGCCGGTCAGGCGCTCGTCGCCCCCGGCCACGTTGTGGAACGTAGCCACGTCGGCCAGGTGCCGCGCCGCGGTGTGAGCGGCGTCGAGCAGCTCCGGCTCACCGCGACGCAGAAACGCGCTGGCCAGGGCCAGCGTGGGGTCGAACGGCTGGCGCCAGAGGCTGCCATACCGCCACACCCCCCACGCGCCGGGCCCTTCCAGGCCGGGGCGCAGCCGGTCGAGGTCGGCGAGGAACAGGCGTTCCTGCTGCCATGCGCCCAGCGGCGCGAGAGACGCCACGTGGGCCGCTGCGTACCATCGGCCCGCATACGCCGCCTCGTCGGGCAACGCGGCGGTGGCGGTCAGAGGCCCGTCGAAGGCTGCGCTCAGGGCCTCGGGGGCCGGGGGCTCGCCCGCCGAGAACCAGAGGAGCAGGTCGTGCGTCTTCGCGCGGCCCGCCACGAAGTCCCGGCACGGCCCGCCCTCCCGGGGGAACAGGCCGACCTCGATCCGCGGCCTGCCGAGGACGCGCAGCGCCTTGGGGCCGTTGGCCGCGAAGCGCCGCACGGCGATGGCGGCTCCGCCGGCAGTGCCCCAGAGGCTCACGCCGCCACGCGCGGCATCGCCGGCGCCCATCGCGTCGCCGCGTTGAACCACCTTGTAGCGGCACGTCTCGCGGCTGCCGCCGCACTCCTGCACCAGCACGGCGTGGTCGGCGGGCGCGCTCAGGCTGCCCGGGTGGGGGCCGCGCTCGCCGGCGAACTGCCACTTCAGCAGGCCGTCGAGACGGAGCGGCAGGCGCAGCGTCAGGTCGTTGAGGGGCAGCGGCTGGGCGTCCAGCCCCTCGGGCAGAAGCGCCCGCTCGCGGTTGAGCACCGTGAGCTCCAGCCGCGCGGCGGGCCGGCCCGCGGCGAAGTGCAGACGGGCCACGCAGTCGCCCAACGTCGCGCCGTCGGCCGCGTGGAACTTGCCCTCGAGGCGCACGGCCACGCGCACCGGCCCGCGCGTCTCGACTTCGGCCCTGGCGGGGCCGCGGCTCGACAGCAGCGCGCGCCCGCCCACGGGCTCCAGGCTCAGGCCGTCCTCCTCGCCATGCGGGGCCACGAGCGGCCGCTCCTGGCCCTCGAGCATCACCTCGTCGAAGAGCGTGAAACGTTCTTTCGAGAGTCGGAACGTGGCCCCGCCCGTGGAGACCGTGATCTGCGTGGCATCCTCCCGCACCGTCAGGGGCGAAGCCAGGGCCTCGGCTCTGGGCGCGACGCCGGTGTCGAGCCGCCAGTTGGCCGTGCCTTTGCGGGGCACGGTCGCCTGGAAGTCCAGCAGCAGCCACTGCACCGAGCCGTCGGGCCAGCGGCTCAGCACCTGGGTCTGGAGCGGCCGCTCGGCTCCCGCCGGGTCGTAGAGGCGGAGCGTGTCGGGCGCGGGCAGAGCGCCGGCGGGCCAGGGCACGCCGAGGGTTACCGGCGCATCCGTCTGGTCGGCCTCTGCGCCGTTCCTCACAACCAGGCGGACGGAGGCCCCCGGACACACCGCCGCCGACATCAGCAGGAGAAGGAGAGCGCCCCTGTTCATCGCCCCCATCATAGCGCTGGCCGGCCCCGCCGCGCAACTGCGCCAGGCGCTCCGCGCCGCCCACGGCCCCTCGTCTCGCGCTTCGGGCGCGGCCCTGCCGACGCTTGCGCCCTCGCCCTGCGCTCGATAGGATGGGGGCGGGAGGCAGAAGGGGCGGCGAGGCGGGCCGACGAATTGGCCCCCTTATCCGCCCGGCTCGATTCGAAGGAGTCCAGCATGCAGCGACGGGCGCTGGCGGCCATCTGCCTGCTGGCGGCCGCCTGGGCGCACGCGGCCGCCCCGGCCCAGAAGCTCCTCGAAGCCGCGGGGGTCCAGGGCGGCCTGATCGCGCACCTGGGCTGCGGCGACGGCACGCTCACCGCCGCACTCCGGGCCAACGAGCGCTATCTCGTCCATGGCCTCGATGCCGACCCGGCCAACGTCGCCAAGGCCCGCGCTCACATTCAGTCGCTCGGCCTCTACGGCGCGGTGTCCGTGGACCTGTTGGAGCCGAAGCGCCTGCCGTACGTGGACAACCTGGTGAACCTGGCCATCGTCGAGCCGTCGGCTGGCGTGGCGACCGATGAGGTGATGCGGGTGCTCGTGCCGGGCGGCGTGGCGCTCGTGGGCGGCCAGAGGCACGTGAAGCCCAGGCCGGAGGCGCTGGACGATTGGACGCACTTCCTCCACGGCCCCGACAACAACGCCGTCTCGCGCGACCGCCTGGTGGGCATCCCGCGCTCGATCCAGTGGGTGGCCGAGCCGCGCTGGGGCCGCAGCCACGAGGAATTGGCCAGCCTGAGCGCCGCCGTGGCCGCCAACGGCCGGCTCTTCTACATCGTGGACGAGGCGCCGCTCGCCTCGATTCGCTTTCTGGGCGACTGGAAGCTCGTGGCCCGCGACGCCTTCAACGGCACGCTGCTGTGGAAGCGGCCCATCCCGCGCTGGACCGACCACCTGCGGCACTTCCGCGCCGGCCCCGCGCACCTCGCCCGCAGGCTCGTGGCCGTGGGCGACACAGTGTATGTGACCGCCGACCTCGCCGGCCCCGTGCTGGCGCTCGAGGCCGCCACCGGCGAGGTGCGGCGTGAGTTTCAGGGCACCGAGGCGACCGAGGAGATCCTCGTCAGCGACGGCACGCTCTACCTGGTCGCCGGCACGTCCGAGCTGTATCGGCGCGGCGGCGGGCTCTCGCAGCGCTTCGAGCCAGAGCCCAGCGCCTTCCGGTACGTGGCCGCACGGGCCGCCGACTCGGGCCAGCCGCTCTGGAAGCGCGACCTCACCAAAGAGAACATCCTGCCGCTGAGCCTGGCCGTGCGGGGTCAGCGGGCCTACTTCCAGAGCACGTCACACGTCGTGTGTCTCGATGCGCGGTCGGGCGACGAGGTGTGGCGCACGCCGCGCCCCACGCCGGCCCGCCGCATGAGCTTCTCGGCCCCCACGGTCGTGGCCACCGACGAGGTGCTCCTGGTGGCCGACCGCGACACGGGGGCCGCCGAGGAGAACCGGCCCTCGAGCGGCAGCGTGGAATGGGCCGTGCACGGCTGGAGCGAGAAGGGCTTCGCCCGCACGCCCACGTGCACCCTCAAGGCCTACGCCGCGGCCGACGGCAAGGAACTGTGGGCGACGAAGTGCAGGGAAGGCTACAACTCGCCCGTGGACGTCTTCGTCATCGGCGGAGTGGCCTACATCGGCCCTGACTTCCGCGGTCTGGACCTCAAGACAGGCGAAGTCGTCCGCCAGATCAACACCAAAGCGCCGCCCGTGGGCATGGCGCACCATCGCTGCTACCGCGACAAGGCGACCGAGAGGTTCATCCTCACCGGCAAGTCGGGCATCGAAGTGCTCGGCGTCGAGGAAGGGCGCTGGCTCGCCAACAACAGTTGGGTGCGCGGCACGTGCCAGTACGGGATCATCCCGGCCAACGGCCTGCTCTACGCGCCGCCGAACGCCTGCGCCTGCTTCCTCACGGTGAAGGCGCCCGGCTTCTTCGCCGCGGCGCCGCCGCGCGACAAGACAGGGCACATGCCCTTCCCCGCGCGACCCGTGCTCGAGAAAGGGCCGCGCTACGCCGCGCCGCGGCTCACGACGGCCGTCAGGGCCAGCGACTGGCCGACGTACCGCCACGACCCGCTGCGCAGCGGCGCCGCCTCGTGCGCCATCCCCGCCGCCGTGGCCGAGCGGTGGTCGGCGCCGATCGGCGGGCGCCTCACGCAGCCGGCCGTGGCCGATGGCAGGGTGCTCGTGGCCTCGATTGACGCCCACACCGTGCATGCCCTCGACGCCGACAGCGGCCAGGAGGCCTGGCGCTTCACCGCCGGCGGCAGAATTGACAGCACGCCGACTGTCTACATGAAGCGGGTGATCTTCGGCTCGGCCGACGGCTGGGTCTACAGCCTGGACGTGGCTGACGGCGCCCTCGCGTGGCGTTTCCGCGCCGCGCCCCAGGACCGCCGCGTGAGCGCTTACGGCCAGCTCGAGTCGATCTGGCCCGTCCCCGGCGCCGTGCTGGTGCAGAACAACACCCTGTACGTCGCGGCGGGCCGCTCGTCCTACACCGACGGCGGGATCGTGCTCTACCGCCTCCAGCCCGAGACGGGCGAGGAGCTGTCGCGGACCGTGCTTTGCCACCTCGACCCCGCGACGGGCGCGCAGCTCGTGCCCGAGGCCAGATTCAATATGGAAGGCACGACGAACGACGTGCTGACCAGCGACGGGGAGACGGTGTACCTGAAGTACTTCGGCTTCGACCGCGAGGGCAAGAGGACCGAGGCGAGCAAGCCGCACCTTTTCTCGATCACGAGCCTGCTGGGCGAGGAGTGGTTCGTGCGCACCTACTGGGTGCTGGGCGAGGGCCAGCCGGGCGCCGGCTGGGCCGGCTGGGCTGATGCGGCGAACACGTTCCCCTTCGGCCGCATCCTGTGCTTCACCGACAAGACGGTGTACGGCTACGGCCGCGAGAGGGTCGCGGGCGGCCCGGTCGGCCACAAGGCCGATGCCTATCGTCTCTTCGCCATGGACCGCCGCGCGCCGGCACCCAGGCCCAAGGCGAAGGCCAAGGGCCAGCAGGCCGCGCCGCCGCGCGAGACGCTGTGGGCCGACCCCGTGTCGCTCACCGTGCGGGCCATGGTGTTGGCCGGCGACCGCCTGGCAGTGGCCGGGCCTGTGGACCTCGGGCGGCGCGACCCCGATATCCTGGCGTTCACCAACCCCGAGGAGGCGCTGGCCGCCTTCCAGGGCGGCAAGGGCATCGCCCTGCGCATCGTGTCCGCCCGCGACGGCAAGACGCTTTCCGAATGCGCCCTGGACGCGATGCCGGCCTTCGACGGCCTGGCCGCGGCCGGCGGCCGACTGTACCTGGCGACGCTCGGGGGGAGGGTCATCTGCTTCAGCGCGCCGGAGTAGTCTCTGGTTGCCGCCATGCCCGGGCGAGACGGCGGGCAGAGGTGGGCGGGAGGTCCATGGCCCTCCCGAAGGCGGGGGCGCCTCCGGGAGGGCGGGACGCAGGGCTCAGCCGAGGATGGCCTTGAGGTCCTCGGCGGGGGTGGAGATGGGGGCGATGCCGAACTTCTCGACGAGCACGTTGAGCACGGGCGGCGTCACGAAGGCCGGCAGGCTGGGGCCCAGGCGCATGTTCTTGATGCCCAGGTGCAGCAGCGTGAGGAGGATGGCCACGGCCTTCTGCTCGTACCACGAGAGGATGAGGGTGAGGGGCAGGCTGTTGACGTCGGTGTTGAAGGCCTTGGCGAGCGCCACGGCGATCTGGATGGCCGAGTAGGCGTCGTTGCATTGGCCGATGTCGAGCAACCGCGGAATCCCGCCGATATCGCCGAAGTCCAGCTTGTTGAAGCGGTACTTGCCGCAGGCCAGCGTGAGGATCACGCAGTCCTTGGGCACGGCCTGGGCGAATTCGGTGTAGTAGTTGCGGCCGGGCTTGGCCCCGTCGCAGCCGCCGACGAGGAAGAAGTGCTTGATGGCGCCGGACTTGACGGCGTCAATGACGGCGCCGGCCACGCTCATCACGGTGTTGCGGCCGAAGCCGATGGTGATCTTCTTCTCGGGCTCGTCGGCCGCGAAGCCGGGGGCGGCCAGCGCGGCGGCGATGGCGGGCGCGAAGTCGTGCCCCTTGATGCGGGGGACGCCGCTGAAGCCGACCGGCCCGCAGGTGAAGACGCGGGCCTTGTAGCTCTCCTTGGGCTTCATCAGGCAGTTGGTGGTCATCACGATGGCGCCGGGGAACTCGTCGAACTCGCGCTGCTGGTTCTGCCAGGCGGAGCCGTAGTTGCCGACGAGGTGCCTGAACTTCTTGAGCGCGGGGTAGGCGTGGCAGGGGAGCATCTCGCCATGGGTGTAGACGTTGATCCCCTTGCCGGCGGTCTGCTTGAGGAGTTCCTCGAGGTCCTTGAGGTCGTGGCCGGACACGAGGATGGCCTTGCCCTTGACGGGGGTGACGCGCACCTGGGTGGGCTCGGGGTGGCCGTAGGTGGTGGTATTGGCCGCGTCGAGGAGTTCCATGGCCTTGAGGTTCAGTTCGCCCGTCTTCAGGGCGTTGCCCACGAGGGCGTTGACGTCGGTGGGGTTCTGCGCGACGAAGTCCAGGATTTCGTAGAGGAGGGCGTAGAAGCCCTCGTCTTCCTTGCCGAGCACGCGGGCATGGTAGGCGTAGGCGGCGGCGCCCTTGACGCCGTAGACGATGAGTTCCTGGAGGCCGGTCACGGTGTCGCCGTTGGCCTCGAGGCGCTTCTGAATGGTCACGTCCTCGCCCTTGCGCACCAGGGCGTTGAGGTCGGTGGCCGGCAGGCAGGCGGCGATGCAGGGGGGCTGCGGGCAGGTGGAGCCGGCCTTGCGGCAAGCGTCGGCGCACAGGGCCTTGACCTTGTGGCAGATTTCGACGGCCTGGGCCGCATAGGCCTGGAAGCGGGCCGCATCGAAGTTCACGTTGGTGAGCGTAGCGAAGAGGGCTTCGAGCACGAAGCCGTCCACGGCGGGGTCCTTCGCGCCCTGCCGGCGGGCGCGGTGGGCGTAGCGCGAGATGTCCTTCACGGCCTCGACGAGCAGGTCTTGGAGCGCGGCCACCTCGGGGTCCTTGCCGCACACGCCGTGCATCGTGCAGCCGGTGCCCTTGGCCGTTTGCTCGCACTGGTAGCAGAACATTCCCATGGCACGAGTCTCCTTTCCTCAGGGGGCGCTGTCCATTCCAATGGACAGGCTGAACAAGGTGGACGGGTCGGACTGGGTCAGGCCTTGGCCCTCAGCATGGTGAGCAGCATCTTGAACCGGGTCACCGCCTTGACGGCGTGCGGCACGTTGGCGGGCATGACGACGAGTTGGCCCGCGCTGGCCTTCACGGCCTTGCCGCCGATGGTCAGTTCCACGGCGCCATCGAGCACCTGCACCACGGCGTCGTAGGGGGCCGAGTGCTCGCTGAGGCCCTGGTCGGCGTCGAAGGCGAAGAGCGTGAGCGTGCCGGCCCTGTTCTCGGCCAGGGTGCGGCTCACGATGGAGCCTTCCGAATAGTCCACGAGGGCCGCCAGGTCGTGGGCCTTGGCCGCGGCGATGCGGCGGCGTTTGGGTGTGGCGGACTTGGCCATTGCGTTCGTACCCTCCTTATTCCAGGGGTTTCTTGGTGGCCTCTCCGACCTCGCGGCCGAAGGCCCGACAGGCCTCGAGGTCGGCCGGCCCCGGCTGCCACTTGGCGCGGATGCCGGGCCGGATCAGGGGGATTTTGCTCTCCTCCAAATGGTGTTCGATGAGCTTCACGCCTTCGCCGCTCCAGCCGTAGGTGCCGAAGGCGGCGCCGATCTTGTTCTTGAACTTCAGGCCCTTGATCTCGCCCAGGAACGGCTCGAGGCTGGGCAGCACGCCGTTGTTCATCGTGGACGAGCCGACGAGCAGCGTGCGGGCCTTGAAGATGTCCACCAGCGCGTCGTTGCGGTTGGTGCCGGCCGCGTAGATGAGCTTGAAGGGCACGCCGGCGTCGGTCAGCCCGTCGCCGATGGCCTCGGCCATGCGCAGCGTGCCGTTCCACATCGTGTCGTAGAGGATCACGGCGCGCGGCTCGGGCTTCTGCGCCGCCCACTCGAGGTACTGGTGCACGATCTGAAGCGGGTCGCTCCGCCACAGCACCCCGTGGCTGGGGCAGATCATGTCCACCGGCAGCTTGAGGGCGAGCACCTCTTCGATCTTCTTGGTCACCAGGTGGCTGAAGGGGGTGAGGATGTTGACGTAGTACTTGAGGGCCTCCTGGTACAGCTCGTCCTGGTCCACCTCGTCGTTGAAGCGCGCGTCGGTGGCGTAGTGCTGGCCGAAGGCGTCGTTGGGCATCAGCACGTTGTGGCCCGTGAGATAGGTGAACATCGAGTCGGGCCAGTGGAGCATGGGGGCCTCGACGAACACGAGGCGGTTCTGGCCGAGGGAGATCGAGTCGCCCGTGCCCACGGCCTGGAAGTTCCAGGGCTGATGGTAGTGGCCTTCGACGCTCTCGCGGCCGCGCTTGGAGACGACGAGGGTGGCGCGGGGCGCCTCGCGCATCACGGCGGGCAAGGCGCCCGAGTGGTCCACCTCGGAGTGGTTGGCGATCACGTAGTCAATTCTCGCGGGGTCCAGCACCTCGCGGATGTTGGCCATCAGCAGGTCCTGGAAGGGCCACCACACGGTGTCCACCAGGGCCACCTTCTCGTCCACGATCAGGTAGGCGTTGTAGGCGGAGCCGCGGTGGGTGGAGAGCTCGACGCCGTGGAAGCGGCGGAGCGCCCAGTCCACCACCCCGACCCAGTAGACGCCCTTCTTGAGTTCGGTCACCATCTTCCGGCCTCCTTTCGAATCTCGGTCACGGCAGGGCGGCGGGCTCGGGTTCCAGGGCCAGCGC from the Planctomycetota bacterium genome contains:
- a CDS encoding PKD domain-containing protein, with translation MNRGALLLLLMSAAVCPGASVRLVVRNGAEADQTDAPVTLGVPWPAGALPAPDTLRLYDPAGAERPLQTQVLSRWPDGSVQWLLLDFQATVPRKGTANWRLDTGVAPRAEALASPLTVREDATQITVSTGGATFRLSKERFTLFDEVMLEGQERPLVAPHGEEDGLSLEPVGGRALLSSRGPARAEVETRGPVRVAVRLEGKFHAADGATLGDCVARLHFAAGRPAARLELTVLNRERALLPEGLDAQPLPLNDLTLRLPLRLDGLLKWQFAGERGPHPGSLSAPADHAVLVQECGGSRETCRYKVVQRGDAMGAGDAARGGVSLWGTAGGAAIAVRRFAANGPKALRVLGRPRIEVGLFPREGGPCRDFVAGRAKTHDLLLWFSAGEPPAPEALSAAFDGPLTATAALPDEAAYAGRWYAAAHVASLAPLGAWQQERLFLADLDRLRPGLEGPGAWGVWRYGSLWRQPFDPTLALASAFLRRGEPELLDAAHTAARHLADVATFHNVAGGDERLTGACLAPGSAGPSQDESWYAGAWLVFLLTGDRVVLDAALENAAFAARRADDPDTPPLGAALAALNLAHAEAVAPAFAPQHRTAFGVARDLYMGKLLEAQRRNGHGLHADRIAEAAIALEALDACQQRKPDPRLPSSNLRAAEALTRPDAFWSGHEKAGGRRAADGAAAKPYATADGLVADWARHPEAAVAGLPCAPLLPWLAQAAEATGDFRFLAKARRLERVASLAPCETPLDFALRHGDAGRFAAAWERYAQAHPVSGDPAVGLQCRLESAADVALPDAGVGGAALYRPFVALPDGTRACLAQSPGGPERPDAGVWFPFLDSPNAAETQGAIEFRLLCRKGPCRQGHVLLRSGDSLVNGFSLSLSRAGFKLVGRHPNGATTLLETPGVQLAPGGWHHVALHWSRETGPRLLLDGREVGRSSTGRLALTPRLHLPCDPKDPTCECLVRDLRIWRRPPEAFAAAADATPPAAVTDLLLAPAEGGRVLLSWTAPGDDGRQGQAAGYDVRFSTQPLRALSWGGYAEAGDPPAAVQWAEAERLPAPPRPKAPGQLEKLLIGPLPADRRVYIALRALDEAGNAAPLSSVVHSGVNHPPVADAGPPLRYALAGSAVLFDARDSSDPDFDELAYEWSHGVKGPTGAVRYDQPGQHEVTLTVSDGAQSATAATRVVVGSALRVNFQPRRAPRTPDGFAADEGLPYSRLRGYGWLRPAEAPGAAGFVRRQPAGLPLEASTGLAIPAAAEWLCDLPNGTYRITLAIGDPAQPSGRRRILAEGKEVALVDLAAGPCPLVLAPWRVSIADGQLNLRLEPASDPQSIEINYIVIERE
- a CDS encoding MBL fold metallo-hydrolase, whose amino-acid sequence is MVTELKKGVYWVGVVDWALRRFHGVELSTHRGSAYNAYLIVDEKVALVDTVWWPFQDLLMANIREVLDPARIDYVIANHSEVDHSGALPAVMREAPRATLVVSKRGRESVEGHYHQPWNFQAVGTGDSISLGQNRLVFVEAPMLHWPDSMFTYLTGHNVLMPNDAFGQHYATDARFNDEVDQDELYQEALKYYVNILTPFSHLVTKKIEEVLALKLPVDMICPSHGVLWRSDPLQIVHQYLEWAAQKPEPRAVILYDTMWNGTLRMAEAIGDGLTDAGVPFKLIYAAGTNRNDALVDIFKARTLLVGSSTMNNGVLPSLEPFLGEIKGLKFKNKIGAAFGTYGWSGEGVKLIEHHLEESKIPLIRPGIRAKWQPGPADLEACRAFGREVGEATKKPLE
- a CDS encoding cupin domain-containing protein, which encodes MAKSATPKRRRIAAAKAHDLAALVDYSEGSIVSRTLAENRAGTLTLFAFDADQGLSEHSAPYDAVVQVLDGAVELTIGGKAVKASAGQLVVMPANVPHAVKAVTRFKMLLTMLRAKA
- a CDS encoding PQQ-binding-like beta-propeller repeat protein codes for the protein MQRRALAAICLLAAAWAHAAAPAQKLLEAAGVQGGLIAHLGCGDGTLTAALRANERYLVHGLDADPANVAKARAHIQSLGLYGAVSVDLLEPKRLPYVDNLVNLAIVEPSAGVATDEVMRVLVPGGVALVGGQRHVKPRPEALDDWTHFLHGPDNNAVSRDRLVGIPRSIQWVAEPRWGRSHEELASLSAAVAANGRLFYIVDEAPLASIRFLGDWKLVARDAFNGTLLWKRPIPRWTDHLRHFRAGPAHLARRLVAVGDTVYVTADLAGPVLALEAATGEVRREFQGTEATEEILVSDGTLYLVAGTSELYRRGGGLSQRFEPEPSAFRYVAARAADSGQPLWKRDLTKENILPLSLAVRGQRAYFQSTSHVVCLDARSGDEVWRTPRPTPARRMSFSAPTVVATDEVLLVADRDTGAAEENRPSSGSVEWAVHGWSEKGFARTPTCTLKAYAAADGKELWATKCREGYNSPVDVFVIGGVAYIGPDFRGLDLKTGEVVRQINTKAPPVGMAHHRCYRDKATERFILTGKSGIEVLGVEEGRWLANNSWVRGTCQYGIIPANGLLYAPPNACACFLTVKAPGFFAAAPPRDKTGHMPFPARPVLEKGPRYAAPRLTTAVRASDWPTYRHDPLRSGAASCAIPAAVAERWSAPIGGRLTQPAVADGRVLVASIDAHTVHALDADSGQEAWRFTAGGRIDSTPTVYMKRVIFGSADGWVYSLDVADGALAWRFRAAPQDRRVSAYGQLESIWPVPGAVLVQNNTLYVAAGRSSYTDGGIVLYRLQPETGEELSRTVLCHLDPATGAQLVPEARFNMEGTTNDVLTSDGETVYLKYFGFDREGKRTEASKPHLFSITSLLGEEWFVRTYWVLGEGQPGAGWAGWADAANTFPFGRILCFTDKTVYGYGRERVAGGPVGHKADAYRLFAMDRRAPAPRPKAKAKGQQAAPPRETLWADPVSLTVRAMVLAGDRLAVAGPVDLGRRDPDILAFTNPEEALAAFQGGKGIALRIVSARDGKTLSECALDAMPAFDGLAAAGGRLYLATLGGRVICFSAPE
- the hcp gene encoding hydroxylamine reductase, translating into MFCYQCEQTAKGTGCTMHGVCGKDPEVAALQDLLVEAVKDISRYAHRARRQGAKDPAVDGFVLEALFATLTNVNFDAARFQAYAAQAVEICHKVKALCADACRKAGSTCPQPPCIAACLPATDLNALVRKGEDVTIQKRLEANGDTVTGLQELIVYGVKGAAAYAYHARVLGKEDEGFYALLYEILDFVAQNPTDVNALVGNALKTGELNLKAMELLDAANTTTYGHPEPTQVRVTPVKGKAILVSGHDLKDLEELLKQTAGKGINVYTHGEMLPCHAYPALKKFRHLVGNYGSAWQNQQREFDEFPGAIVMTTNCLMKPKESYKARVFTCGPVGFSGVPRIKGHDFAPAIAAALAAPGFAADEPEKKITIGFGRNTVMSVAGAVIDAVKSGAIKHFFLVGGCDGAKPGRNYYTEFAQAVPKDCVILTLACGKYRFNKLDFGDIGGIPRLLDIGQCNDAYSAIQIAVALAKAFNTDVNSLPLTLILSWYEQKAVAILLTLLHLGIKNMRLGPSLPAFVTPPVLNVLVEKFGIAPISTPAEDLKAILG